CGGCGATCCTGAGAAGTTTGGAAAGCAGGTAGGGGGGGATATCATAGCCAACAAAAAAACCTTTATGCTTATAGAAGCGCTTCTGCTGGCCGAAGGCAAAACCAAAGAAGCACTCAATTACTGGCTTAGTTTGGAGCAGGGCTCGTACGATACCGCCGCTAAAGTAGCCGCCGTGACTGATATTTATACCCAACTCGGCCTCGACAAAATTGCCCAAACCCTGGCCGATGCGTATTTTGCAAAGGGATTTGAAGCGCTGGAGAATCTCCCCATTGCGCCGGAGCGCAAACGACCGATCATGGAATTTGCCGCGTTTTTGGTGGGGCGGGAGAGTTAAATAGAAAAAGTGATATCATACTAAAAGCAGTCGTTTGTCAAGGCAGACGACTGCTTTTGTTGTTATAATAGTGTGCGTTAGGGCAAGAGATAACAAGAACTGCTTCAGCAGGCATTATAAATACAGGAGAAATGCCTTTGTTAAGGTAGAAAAATAAAATCTACAATGAAATCAAATCTCTCCCGCCGCGATGCCATCAAAACGCTTGGTGCGTCGGCGGCTACCTTATCTACTGCTTTAACCACTGAAGCCATGGCCGCCGAACCGCTCAAACTGAAAGGCAATATCAAACATTCTGTCAGCCGTTGGTGCTATGGCTCTATTCCGTTTGAGGAACTTTGCCAGGCCGCTAAAGACATGGGTATTGAGTCGATCGAACTTACCGGCCCGAAGGAATGGGAAGTAATGAAGAAATACGGCCTCACTTCTGCCATGGGCTGGGCCGATCCGTGGCCTGAAAAAACAGGATTGACGAGTTTCTTGAACAATCCCAAAAACCACGATGCGATCTATAAATGCTACGAAGAACTGCTCCCGCAGGCACAGGCCGCGGGCGTGACCAACGTGATTTGTTTTTCAGGCAACCGTAATGGACTGGGGGATTATCAGGGTCTGCTCAATTGCCAGAAAGGGGTAAAGCGATTGATTCCTTTGGCCGAAAAATACGGCGTAACCCTCACGATGGAATTGCTGAGCTCACGCGCCAGTCACCCGGACTATCAGTGTGATAATATTGAATGGGGTGCAGTGCTTTGTGAAATGGTCGGCTCGGAAAAATTCAAAATGCTGTATGATATTTACCACATGCAGAGCATGAGCGGCGATCACATTCGCAACATTCAGCGCTATGGCAAATACATCAGTCACTACCATACCGGCGGTCATCCGGGGCGCAATGAGATTGACGAAACGCAGGAGATCTATTACCCGGCCATCGTCAAAGCCATCGTTGCCACGGGCTATAAGGGCTACATCGGGCAGGAGTTTGTGCCCAAAGCCAAAGACAAAGCCGGCATGTTGGAATCCTTGAAAAAATGCGTGCTTATCTGCGACGTATAGGTTATTATTCAACCATGTATTGGAAGAGCACCCCGGGATTCTTGGGGTGCTCTTCCTGTGAAAGGGCAGAAAGTTGCCCTTGTGTTCCAACGTTTGCCGGCGAGCGGGCTCCTTTATATAAAACTAATTTTTTGCTGATCCGTATCTATGTTGGCGCTATTGGGGTGTGGCAAAGAAGACCTCACTCAGATTCACCTCAACGTATTGGTGCCGGTGAACCTGAAGCGGTAGGTTTATGCATTGAATCGCGGAGAGCAGTCTTTAGGAGGAGAATAACTTCCTGTATTTTTCCTATCAAAAAACGCAGAGAATACGACACGACTTTTGGATATTTGCAGTCTCAATCGCACACCTCACGTATTCCACACCACAATGTACGCGAGAAGCTGTATTCCAAAAATGGTAAAGTCAAAAATCAGAAGAGGCTACAGGATAGCCAGGTACATCGTTTATAAAGAAACGCTCGTAGATTCGGTCGAAAATTTCTGGTCATTTGCAGGCGCTTTTTTGGGTGTTGGGCTGATCGCCTTTCTACAAAGTACCCTTTCCGAATCCGACAATCTATTCCTGATTGGGTCGTTTGGGGCGTCGGCGGTCCTTATTTTCGGAGCCATTCAGAGTCCATTGGCCCAACCCCGCAATCTGGTAGGCGGGCATGTCATTTCGGCTTTATTGGGGGTTAGCATCTGTCAACTTTTCCCCACTATTATCTGGCTTACGGCCCCACTTGCGGTAGGATTGTCTATCATCAGTATGCAAATCACGAAGACGTTGCATCCGCCCGGCGGTGCTACGGCATTGATAGCCGTCATTGGCTCTGAAAAAATCAAAGACCTCGGGTATTGGTTTGTGCTTACGCCCGTCGCTTCAGGGGTATGTATACTTCTGGCAGTGGCGCTTGTTTTCAACAACCTCACCCCTAACCGCCGATACCCAACCGGCCGCCGATTTTCAAAAACGTTTAAATGGGTCATTATCCCCACCCAAAAAATAATGAAAAGGATGCGAGTCAAGCGGCAGGTCGTTTGAACCCTCTTGCCGCATCGGCAAAACAAATGACTGCATGACCGGAGGTCTGTTAATAGCTGTCACTCCCCCCATCTTCAGAGCCGAGTGACTGGGGGGTTAGGTAGCTTAAACAAAACGTTAATAATTCTTTGTCAGTAACTCCTTTGTCAGATTTATTGTACATATAGTCCCCAAATGTGCGGAAGAGCTCATAATAATCCAACAAATCGTTGATTGTAGTTAGACCCTTGTAGTGAGCATCCGCTATTGCCTTTTTGGAAAGAGAAGTCTCCTCGACAGGGATGGAGAAATTGTTGCGGGCAGGGCGAAGGAAAGAGGTTAATGCAAACTTTACCTCCTCTGATAATTCACTGTTTTGGAATAGTTCTTCAGGTTGTTCTTTCAGGGTATAAAACCTTTGAATAGTGGCTAAAATTTCTGCTTCCGTTTTCTTTCCACAGTGCTCAATGAATCGGAGATGGCCTTTTTCTTTATACTCCTTCATGATATCTTCAATAAAAAAGTATCCGGACCGTTTCAAACTGTTATAGGATCGGATAGATACTATGCCGCATATGTTTAATACCCCAATCGTAGAGCGCAGTAAGCGCGGTGTGTCTAAATCAGTATCCCAACTTTTAAAGTATAAACCATAGTAGGTTTGTGGCTCGGGTTTGGGAGTTTCAATGGTTTGCTTTTCTTCTTTTAAAAGTAATTGAAATTCATTCTGCACCTCTTTAGGTAGATTCTTATACACCGTAAATAAGGCAAGGGAGGTTGATTTGACAGTTAATAAATCCATAAGCAGTTTGGTTGAAAATTTGTCATAACCCTAAATTGTTTCAAATATCCTACAAAAAAAAGTCGGCTACAAGCGCAGCCGACCTTCTAAGGGATAAGAACCAAACTTTTATATTTTTCAGTTTTACATTTAACGTTTTTCGGTTCTTAACAGTACCTATTTCAAGCCCCCCACCATATCTTCCGGACGAACCCATTCGTCAAACTGCTCGGAGGTCATATGCGTGAAGTCCAAACCTTTCAATTCAAATTCTAAGGAAGCCTGCTTGAGGGTGATGCCGCGCTTGTGAGCATCCTGCGCAATGGCGGCGGCGTTGTAATACCCGATTTTTGGGTTCAGCGCCGTGACCAGCATCAGTGAATTATTGACGTGTTTGCGGATATTTTCGGTCAATGGCTCGATACCTACTGCGCACTTGTCGTTGAAGGCCACGCACACATCACCGATCAAACGGGCCGAATGCAGGAAGTTATAGATCATCACCGGCTTGAACACGTTCAATTCAAAATGCCCGTTGGAGCCGCCAATGTTGATGGCTACGTCATTGCCCATGACCTGACAGGCCACCATCGTCATGGCTTCGCACTGCGTCGGGTTGACTTTACCCGGCATGATAGAGCTGCCCGGCTCGTTGTCGGGAATGAAGATCTCACCGATACCCGCGCGCGGTCCCGACGACAGCATCCGAACGTCGTTAGCAATTTTCATCAGACTGACCGCCACGGTTTTCAACGCACCGTGGGCTTCAACGATGGCATCGTGAGCGGCCAAAGCTTCAAATTTGTTTTCAGCCGTAATGAAAGGCAGACCCGTCAACGCCGCAATGTGCGCGGCTACGTTTTCTGAATAGCCTTTTGGCGTAT
Above is a window of Runella slithyformis DSM 19594 DNA encoding:
- a CDS encoding hydroxypyruvate isomerase family protein, coding for MKSNLSRRDAIKTLGASAATLSTALTTEAMAAEPLKLKGNIKHSVSRWCYGSIPFEELCQAAKDMGIESIELTGPKEWEVMKKYGLTSAMGWADPWPEKTGLTSFLNNPKNHDAIYKCYEELLPQAQAAGVTNVICFSGNRNGLGDYQGLLNCQKGVKRLIPLAEKYGVTLTMELLSSRASHPDYQCDNIEWGAVLCEMVGSEKFKMLYDIYHMQSMSGDHIRNIQRYGKYISHYHTGGHPGRNEIDETQEIYYPAIVKAIVATGYKGYIGQEFVPKAKDKAGMLESLKKCVLICDV
- a CDS encoding HPP family protein, whose amino-acid sequence is MVKSKIRRGYRIARYIVYKETLVDSVENFWSFAGAFLGVGLIAFLQSTLSESDNLFLIGSFGASAVLIFGAIQSPLAQPRNLVGGHVISALLGVSICQLFPTIIWLTAPLAVGLSIISMQITKTLHPPGGATALIAVIGSEKIKDLGYWFVLTPVASGVCILLAVALVFNNLTPNRRYPTGRRFSKTFKWVIIPTQKIMKRMRVKRQVV
- a CDS encoding DNA-directed RNA polymerase subunit alpha C-terminal domain-containing protein, producing MDLLTVKSTSLALFTVYKNLPKEVQNEFQLLLKEEKQTIETPKPEPQTYYGLYFKSWDTDLDTPRLLRSTIGVLNICGIVSIRSYNSLKRSGYFFIEDIMKEYKEKGHLRFIEHCGKKTEAEILATIQRFYTLKEQPEELFQNSELSEEVKFALTSFLRPARNNFSIPVEETSLSKKAIADAHYKGLTTINDLLDYYELFRTFGDYMYNKSDKGVTDKELLTFCLSYLTPQSLGSEDGGSDSY